DNA from Phragmites australis chromosome 16, lpPhrAust1.1, whole genome shotgun sequence:
ATGGTGGTAATTCCTCTCGTCTCTCTTTCTGTATAAATAAGCCTTTAAAAGACAGAGGAGAAGGACCCCCAATATTTTCCTATTAGACTCTCTCTACTCTTTTTCGCTCTCTCCTTTTGGCACGCAGTCCATCCTAAGTTTGAATCTCATAGGTTAAAGAGGGTCTCGCCGTATTTTGTAGGGGCATATTTCCGTGCTCCAACAGTCACCGTTAGCCAAGCACCACACACTTCGTCAACCTCTCCGGAATCCATCGTGGACTCTGAGATGAAGAGGCTAGGAAATGGCGCTGTAAATCGGATCTGATACGTGTGCCCTTGAACATTGAAGTCGACGAACTAGAAGCTGAACCAATCCGGTGAGCTGTTGACCAGTGAGCAGTGACCGACTGCCCATTCGCCCACTCGCTTTTCACACGTGAATTTCTTTTGTCGTCTCCTTGTCTCACTCCATGCTGAAAAAGGAAATACTAGCTGAAGTTTACAATAGTACAGCCTGAAGTTCATACTCCAATTGCATATCGTACGAGCGAGGACCAACTTAATTTGGTCATTTGGTCATACTTTCAAACTTTAGTTGCTTTGTGGGAATGCTTGATGCTGAAGGCTGATAGTAGCATGGTCATCATATTCAGTTATCCAAGCACAGAAATGCTGTTTTCATCATCTCGCCTATTGGCCTAGCTGGATCTTATCAACACCAGTTGCATGATCATGCTCgttttccaaaaaagaaaaaagagattgAATGCTACTGTATTAATTTTCAGTCTGGTACTCTGGTCACAATTTGGTTGGAATGTCTTTGATCAGAAAAAGACATACCAGTACGTGCCAGATTGACAAGACCCAAAAGATAAGAAATCCTGCATGCAATGGCGTAGAGCTGCACCTTCGTCTCGGCTTCTCCGAAGTCCGATCGAATCTCACAGCTCGCGGTCACAGGAAAGCGAGTGGAAATAAGGGGGGCGGCCGTGCAGTCTCCACAGGCCACGCACGGACACGAACAGTGGAGGCCTCGGCCGGCTTCTTGCACGCCGTTAATGGCCGTCCGTTTCCTCGTACGCCTCCTCTtagccaccaccgccgccgccacctcgctCGCAACCAATGCCACCGCGGCGGGCTCGCGCGTGCCCGCGGCtcccggaggcggcggcgacaaCGTCAACACGTTCAGCTTTTCTGGGTTCTACAGCGCGTTCCGCGGCGCCAACGTGACGGTGCTCGGCGACGCCAACATCAACCAGGGCGCGCTCCAGATCACGCCGGACTCCCTCAACGACCCCTCCACCTTCCTCACCAACAAGTCCGGCCGCGTCCTCTACGCCACCCCGTTCAAGGTCTGGCATCGAGGGGATAATGGCAACAAGGCGAACGACACCGGCGGCAAGAGGGTCGCGTCCTTCAGCACCGTGTTCACCGTCAACTTCTTCCGGCCGAAAGGCATGGAGCCAGCGGAGGGGTTCGCGTTCGTCATCGCGCCGTCCGCGGACGAGCCGCCCGCCGGGAGCTACGGCGGGTACCTCGGCCTCACCAGTGCCGCCACAGACGGCAACACCACCAACCAGATCGTCGCCGTCGAGCTCGACACCGAGAAGCAGGCGTACGATCCGGACGACAACCACGTCGGGCTCAACGTGAACAGCGTTGTCTCCGTCGCCAACACCTCGCTCAAGCCCCTCGGCATCGAGATCTCGCCCATCGGCACCGTCAAGTACAACGTCTGGATCGACTACGACGGCGCCGCGCGCCGCATTGCGGTGTACATGGCCGTCGCCGGGAAAGCGAAGCCAGTGCGAGCGGTTCTTAACGCGCCGCTGGACCTCGGGAAGACCGTGGCAGAGTGGTCCTACTTCGGGTTCTCGGCGTCGACGGGGCGCAAGTACCAGCTCAACTGCGTCCTGGCGTGGAACATGACGGTGGAGAAGCTCCCGTGCGACGACGACAATGGCAAGAGTCTCATGCTAGGATTGGCCATCGGCGTGCCCGTGGGGCTGGTAGCGCTGGTCGCCGCGGCCATACTGGCGTACGTGTACGTGGTGAAGCGGCGGAAGGTGCACGGCCACGACGGCAGCCCCATCACCGGGACGATGATCCGGAGCCTCGCCGGCGGGCCGCGGGAGTTCGACTACCGCGAGCTGCGCAAGGCGACCAACAACTTCGACGAGAAGATGAAGCTGGGGCAGGGCGGGTACGGGGTGGTGTACAGGGGCGTGGTGGTCCGCGACCACAGCAGCCCCGGCGGCGCCGGGAACACGGTGGAGGTGGCCGTGAAGAAGTTCTCAAGGGCGAGCACGCAGGGCCAGAACGACTTCCTCGCCGAACTCAGCATCATCAACCGCCTCCGCCACAAGCACCTTGTCCGCCTCGTCGGTAAGCCCACCTCGCCCCCCAATCCTGCTTGCCTCCGGCGGGGCTTCTTTTatcggtaaataaaatttaccaAATTTACCAGATATCATCAGTAAGTAtgatatattaaatatattagataaaattcaaataaaatatcagTAAACATAGCATATTTTCTACAGGAGTCCACCAGTTGATATAATGGGCGGAATTTTTTTTCCTGCTTACGGGTGGTTGATTTTTTTTGCCACGGTGGAGGTTCAGGGGACTGCTTGCCGTTGTGTCGCTGCTCGCTTAAGCGGTTGATGCCTCAGGCCGTTTCAACGTGGAAACCGACGGTTTCAGCCCAAATAACTGGATATTAGCTTGGAAAATTAGTTGATTCTATTGTAGGTTAAAACTCTTATGTAATAGCTTTTTTATTCTCTCTTTAAGCATCTATTTAAATATCATTGCATTGTACATGTCTTTGATTCTTTATTCTCTTAGCGGTTTTCATCGCACATGGTGTGCCCATTAACAATGGCAATTTGAAAGCAATTTACTCGGCTTTCCAGGCTATGCATGTGCACAGAACAGAGAGCAATATTTTCTGTTGACCCTTCACTTTGGTTAGACTTTACAGCTCCAATGCGTTCAAACTTAGCTAATCAGTGAACTGCCACTCCCTGATTAACAACATGCATCTCTGTGCATGCATACACCTCATTACAAGCAAACACAGAGCAGACATCGTGATTCATTCTCCTTTTACAAATTCACCGCTTTTTCATCGAGGACTCGTGACCAAAATCAATCCTTGGCAATGATTGATTTGCAACAGTGAAGCCAGTTTGTTAGTAATACATTGTAAACGATGCTCTGGTCTGCCATTGCCATGACATCCATCATAACATGCATGCTAAGGGCTTAAGGCACATTTTGTACAGAACCTTATCGCGTAAGTGAATTACAATGGAGATTGAATTCTGACAAGCTTGGTCGATGCATC
Protein-coding regions in this window:
- the LOC133894894 gene encoding probable L-type lectin-domain containing receptor kinase S.5 — translated: MAVRFLVRLLLATTAAATSLATNATAAGSRVPAAPGGGGDNVNTFSFSGFYSAFRGANVTVLGDANINQGALQITPDSLNDPSTFLTNKSGRVLYATPFKVWHRGDNGNKANDTGGKRVASFSTVFTVNFFRPKGMEPAEGFAFVIAPSADEPPAGSYGGYLGLTSAATDGNTTNQIVAVELDTEKQAYDPDDNHVGLNVNSVVSVANTSLKPLGIEISPIGTVKYNVWIDYDGAARRIAVYMAVAGKAKPVRAVLNAPLDLGKTVAEWSYFGFSASTGRKYQLNCVLAWNMTVEKLPCDDDNGKSLMLGLAIGVPVGLVALVAAAILAYVYVVKRRKVHGHDGSPITGTMIRSLAGGPREFDYRELRKATNNFDEKMKLGQGGYGVVYRGVVVRDHSSPGGAGNTVEVAVKKFSRASTQGQNDFLAELSIINRLRHKHLVRLVGWSHDNGELLLVYEFMPNGSLDQHLFSSAPGRQLLGWELRYNIIKGVASALHYLHDEYDQRVVHRDLKASNIMLDAAFSARLGDFGLARAIETDKTSYMEEVGGSVPGTMGYIAPECFHAEKATRESDVYAFGAVVLEVVCGRRPRCDIDGFHFLVDWVWRLHRDARALEAVDPRLEGAFDRDQAERLILLGLACSHPTPAERPKTPAIQQILLGSVPPPVVPPFKPSFVWPATDGGLDTMSTTAGTTTSHVSLSSASTWSGNFMRGSLSHAFEQDVSNSLP